GTATATATTTTATTCTCCAGTTTTTATAAATTCTATATTTCCCTTAATTTCATATTCTATGCCTGACTCAATAAAGAAAGTATCTTTCTCCTTAAGTTCTAGTACTTCCCCTGAACTCAAATTCTTAATTTCCCCTTCTCCTTCTAAAATGAAAATACATTGAAACTTATCCAAGGTTTCAAAAACTCCACTCTTACTTACACGTATTTTTTCTATTATAAATTCATTACTTTTAAAAATCTTAAAATCATCAATCTTTTTAATATTTAAGTTATTTTTTAAATCAATTACATGTAATGCCTTTTCAAGATGTAGTTCTCTACCCCTATTATAGTCATATATCCTATAAGTTATATTGCTATTTTGCTGAATTTCCAAAAGTTCTATTCCAGCACCTATAGCGTGTATAGTTCCTGCTGGTATATATATAAAATCTCCTCTTTTCACCGGGACCCTATGCACAAATTCTTCTATAGTTCCATTATATAATATATCCTTAAGTTTTTCATAACTTACATTTTCTTTTAACCCGTAATATATATATGAGTTCTCCTTAGAATCCAAAATATACCAACATTCACTTTTTCCATTATCCTTTTCTACCATTCTTGCAAACTCATGCCCTGGATGAACTTGAATTGATAAATCTTTTATTGCCATTATATTTTTTACTAGTATAGGGAAATCTTTAAAATTCAAGTATTTCCATAAATTTTTCTCTTCTATATCATAGTTTTCTATTATAGATACTCCCTCTTTATGACAGCATAAGTTCCAATCTTCCCATCCCCATGGTTTACGTTTGTGTACTGCATTTAATTTCAATATTGAATTTTTCATATAAAAAACACTCCCTAAACTACTTTTATTATTAAAGTATTCAAAGAGCATTTCTATTGTTAATGATTTTAATTTTTATTATTTACAAAATAATATACAACTAGGCCGGATAAGGTTATTGCTATGCCTATAAATGAATTAAATGGGTTACTTTTAATTGTAGCTACTAATATATATACTCCACCTAATCCACCAAGTATAGGTACTATAGGATATAATGGTACTTTATATGGTCTTTCTTTTTCACTATATTTCTTTCTTAAAATAAATACAGAGAAAACTCCTAGTGTAAAGAATATCCAAAGTACAAAAACAACCATATCTGTTAAGGTATTAAAACTACCACTAAATATATATATTAATGATATAACAGTCTGTAATATTAATGCATTAATAGGGGTATTGAATTTAGGATGAACTTTTGACAATATCTCTGAAAACGGTAATTCTCCTTTACTTGCCATAGCAAATGGTGTTCTAGCTCCACTCATCAAATACCCATTTAATGTACCAAAAACTGATACCATAATTCCTAATATTATAAATACAGCTCCTTGATTTCCAAACAAAATTGTAGCTGCATCAACGGCAGGCTCTTTTGATATTATAATTTTATCAAATGAAAGAATCTTTAATATAGCAAAATTAAAAACTACATATGTAAAAATAACAGACAAAACCCCTAAAATAATTGATCTTGGTAAATCCCTTTTAGGATTCTTTAATTCACCAGCCATATTAGTAACATATATCCATCCATCATAAGCCCAAAAAGTTCCTAATATGGCTGTGCCAAACCCTGAACTAAATGATGCATCTTTCATTGATATTACAACTTGTGCCTCTCCTTTAATAATTCCGAAAAAAACTAAAATTATTATAGGCAATAACTTTCCTATAGTTGATACGGATTGAATATAACCACCATATCTAGTACTTATAATATTTAAACAAGTTAGAAGTATTAAAACTATTGCTGCAAACACCTTTAACATAATGCCACTCATAGGTATAAAAAAAGATGCAAAAGTCATAAAAGCTATAGAAAGTGCAGCATAAATCGCTGGTGCACCTATAATAGTTTGAACCCATCCCAACAAAAATCCAACTTTCTTTCCATATAACTCTTCTAGATAAATATATAATCCTCCTGTTTTAGGTATAGCTGTACCTACCTCAGCAATAGTAAGTGCGGAACATAAGGTTATAACTCCTCCTATAATCCACGCCCACAACCCCATAATTCCAGAACCAGCATTCTTAAATACTATACCCAATTTAAGAAATATACCTGATCCAATAATAGTTCCAATAACCAAAAATAATGCATTAAAAAAATTAACGGATTTCTTTAAATTTTCCTTTTCCATATTTCCCTCCATATTCGACCTTTTATGGTTTCATCTTAAGCGTAATATTATTTATTCTATCATATTTTAAGTTCAATTCAATATTTTTTTTAAGTTATATGTTGTCATTTTTTATTATAATTTCTAAATTAGAAATTAATTATATTATAATCTATATGTGTTATAGAAATTTCAAATAGATACCCTATTGAAAATTAGTTTTATTTATATTATTATAAGTATAAAGCTAAATTTTGATTGTTTTTATCATATAATAAAGTTTATTATATAACTTTTATAATTAAATAAAATCTGTACCCATTAAAAATGAAAAGAGGTAATCTATATGTCAATAGTTAAGATAAGCGAAGTTGCTTTAAAAGAATTTAAAGAACTTTTAAAAGACAATAAAATAGAGACTAATACTGTTAGAATAGTTATATCAGGCATTGGCTGAGGTGGTCCAAGATTTGGACTTGTTCTGGATGAACAAAAAGAAAATGATGTTTTTGAAAAAGTTGAAGATATGACTTTCCTTGTAGAAGAAGATATAAATAAAGAATATGGTTGTTTACAAATTAAATCTGGTGAAGAAAATGGTTATGGTGGCCTATCTATCGAACCAGAAACTTCTTCTGGCGGATGTGGAAGTTGTTCAAGCTGCGGCTAAAATAATAAAAGGGATTCTATAGTTTTTATAGAGTCTCTTTTTATTTTGAATAACTTTTATTTAAAATAACAATACTAATAGTATCTTCTATTAAAAAACTAAATCCTAATCCTATTGAAAAAAAACTTTGTTTGTATTATTCTATATTTGAATATGTTGAGTGTATTTATCAAATAATAATGCTTCTTGTTTTTACTTTAAATTCATAATATTTAAGACCAAATTCTCTAAATATAAAGTGAGGTAAAATATATGGCAATAGTTAAAATGAGTGAAAGTGCTTTAAATGAACTTAAAGAACTTTTAAAAAATAGCGATATAGATACGGATATTGTTAGGATAATCGTATCTGGTATGGGATGTAGCGGTCCAAGATTCGGTATAACTTTAGATGAACAAAAAGAAGATGATCTTGTAGAAAAGATTGAAGACTTAACTTTCCTTGTTCAAAAAGATATAAACGAAGAATTCGGTGCATTACAAATTAAATCCAGTGAAGAAAATGGCTATGGCGGTCTATCCATAGAAACAGAGATTCCACCTGCTGGAGGATGCTCAACTTGTTCTGGTTGCCACTAATTAAGTAAAAAAAGAAGTTCTATATATTTTATAGAACTTCTTTTTTATATTTATATATATTTATCATATTCTTCTTTATCCTTAAGAATATTTACTAAATGTTTTACATCTTGATCTTTAGTTTTATCCATAACTAGTATAACATCATCTGTATCCACTATAACCAAGTTATTTATTCCAAACCCTATAATTAGTTTATCTTTAGAGAATACAGAACAATCCTCACATTCTTCCATAAAGACATTTCCTTTTACATTATTACCCCGGAAATTTTCTATAAATCGACTTAAAGCAGTATAACTACCTATATCATCCCAAATAAAGTTACTTTTTATAACATATGCCTTTCTTGTTTTTTGCATTATTCCAAAATCCACAGAAATTCCTTTAATTAAATTATATTGTTCATTAATAACATTCTCTTCTTCACTTGTACCCAAACTTTTATATATTGTCATTAATCTCTCATACATTTCAGGTAGATACTTTTCCATCTCCCTTAAAAATATATCTGCTCTCCAAATAAACATACCACTATTCCAAAGATAAGTCTCTTTTAGAATTAAATCTTTAGCAACTTCACTATTGGGTTTTTCTAGAAACCTACTTACCTTATAAGAATTAACTTTAGAATTAACCATGTCCCCCATCTCTATATATCCATAACCAGTATCAGGCCTATCAGGTGTAATTCCTAGCGTAACAAGTCCTCTCTTTCTCTTTGCTATTGTAACAGCCTCTTCTATTGTTTCTATAAATATTTTTTCATTAGCTATATAGTGATCAGATGGTAGTACTATCATGGTTGCATCATTATCTTTTTTTAAAAGCTTTATAGCTGAAAAGCCTATACATGTAGCAGTTTCTTTATTGTTTGGTTCTAAAATTATATTTTCCTTATTTATTTCTGGTATCTCATTACAAATTTGCTCATAATAATTTTTGTTAGTAACTACATATATATTTTCTTTTGGAACTATGGGAAGTATTCTATCTACAGTAGTTCTTAAAAAACTTTTATCGTCTATTATATTTAGAAACTGTTTAGGGTTATCATTTCTAGATAGTGGATACAATCTAGTTCCTTTTCCACCGGCTAGTATTAAAGCATATAACACGAATAAAACACTCCAAAGAATTGTTATACATTTATATTATGTATACAAACTCTTTGGAGTGAATAAGTTTATATATTTACTAAATATTATATTAATATATCTTTTTTCTTAAAATTAATATGTGAAATAATGTAACATATGATTATCCAAACAAGCATTATTATCACGGCATTTTTAGTACTTATGCTTGGATCTCCTATCTGAAAAGCAAGATTGCCTTCTAGCAAGCTTATAGGATTTGAATACATTGTAACTATAAATCTATTAAATCCTTGGAATTTCCCCATTACAACTGATAAGAACTGAAACATAATAACTGTAACTATAGAAAGAGTCATGGACATCATACTACTCTTTACAATGGTTGAAATTAAAAATGCTAAGGTACAGCAAGTTATTATATATACTATCTGTATCAACAAAGCTAAAGCTAAGAACTTCCATACAGGCATTATACTCCCTGAGTTAGTCATGGGAACTAAATTATATTTACCAAACTCATTTAATCTAGTCGTGTCAAAAGCATATTTAACCCCTTGTATTATTGGATAGTTTGCATTTCCCATACCTCTCCAAATACTAATTCCTAAAAAGAATATAAGCTCTCCACCAATTATTAATGTTACAGCTGAAGCTACTAGCGATATAAATTTAGATAAAAGTACTTTAACTCTAGATATAGGTTGAATTAACAAAAATTTAAGTGTTGCAGGAGTATATTCTCCAGATACTATATCTGCTGAGAATACAATTATACCCATAGTTAAAAATGACATACCTAAACTACTTATTATGAATCTTAAAAAGTTAAATCCGTTTACTTTATAGTCTTCCACAGGTTTAATATTATTTTTAAGAAGGTACTTGGATTCCTCTATTTTTAATCTTATAAATTCTAAATCTTTAACTTTACCTTTTTTATTTAGTTCATATTGGGCTTCTCCTAATTTTATATCATCTTGTAATTTAACTTTCCAATCTGGCTCTTTATTACCACTTTTAATTACTTCTTGAACCTCTGCAATATTTTTTTCTACTGATAATATCTCCTCATCTATACCTTTAATTCTTAGTGTTAATTCATCTGGCTTGTCCTTTAATTCACTACTTACACTTTTCTTTTCTTCTTCTAGATGCTTTAAAGTTTTGTTATGAGAAGCCAATATATTTTCAGGTTTATTACTTTCTAAAATAGACTTTTCAGTATTATATTGTAGAAATGTAGCTACAGATAGAAGTAATAAAAATCCTATAAATACTACTAAAGTCTTTTTTCTTTTAAATAATTTTATTAGCTCATTTTTAATTAAAGTACCCATTATTTAGCTCCCCCCTTAACTAATTCTAAATATCTTTGCTCTAATCCCTTGTGTTTTATATAAAATTCCTCAAGGAGAACACCTCTATGTATTAAATTTTTTATTATTACAGGTATATCTTCCTTACTAGTCTTTATTTCTATACAATCTTCCCTTTCCACTATTTCTGCTATTTTATCTATTTCATTTAAAACTTTTATGCAATGTTCATTATCTAAAGATCTTATAACTGTAATTATACTTTCATCTTCTTCATTATTTACACTCTCTATAGATTGAATAAGCCCATCCTTAATAAAAGCTACTCTATCACATAATTGCTGAACTTCACTTAAAATATGTGAAGATATAAATACAGATACGCCTCTCTCCTTAGCAGCAGTTTTTACTATTTTTCTAAAATCTAATATTCCTGTTGGGTCTAACCCATTAGTAGGTTCATCTAATATAAGTAACTTAGGATCTGATATTAGAGCTGCAGCAAGTCCTAATCTTTGTTTCATACCTAGAGAATACTTCTTTACATTAACATCTATTTTATCTTTAAGCCCAACTAACTCTATAAGTCTGTTTACTTCCCTTCGTTTAACTCCTCTTATCCTTGCTATCTGCATTAAATTTTCCCTACCAGATAGATAACCATATAATTCAGGATTTTCTACTACTGCTCCTACATTTGATAATGCTTTCTCTCTTTCATTTTTTAAATCATGTCCCATTATCTTTATACTTCCACTATCATTATGAATAAGACCAACAATCATTCTAATGGTAGTTGTCTTCCCTGCACCATTTGGTCCAAGAAATCCAAAGACTTCACCCTCTTTAACAGAAAAATCTATTCCCTTTATAATTAACTCTTTTCCAAGTTTCTTTTTAAGTCCACTTACCTCTAAAACATTCATCTACTCCACTCCTCTCCTAGCGTTTAATATGATTATACTATAAAATAGTAAAAAATAAACATTATGTTTGTAATTTAAGCTAGATTAGAATTTTTTTTAAACTTTTGAAGATAATAAATATATAAGGAGGTATTGAGATGGATAAAGATAATTTAGTAAACAATGTACCATATTATAAAAATAAGGATGTAGGAGAATCTCTAGAAGATTATATTGTTCGTAAAGATAAGGAAATTAATAAAAATAAAATTAAATCTGAAAAACTCCAAAATGAATTATATGGTTTCTCCATATATCCACAAACTGATTTATATACAAAAGATCCTAATCATTTCTATTAAAAAAACTCCTCAAATGAGGAGTTTTATAAGCT
The nucleotide sequence above comes from Hathewaya histolytica. Encoded proteins:
- a CDS encoding class I mannose-6-phosphate isomerase; the protein is MKNSILKLNAVHKRKPWGWEDWNLCCHKEGVSIIENYDIEEKNLWKYLNFKDFPILVKNIMAIKDLSIQVHPGHEFARMVEKDNGKSECWYILDSKENSYIYYGLKENVSYEKLKDILYNGTIEEFVHRVPVKRGDFIYIPAGTIHAIGAGIELLEIQQNSNITYRIYDYNRGRELHLEKALHVIDLKNNLNIKKIDDFKIFKSNEFIIEKIRVSKSGVFETLDKFQCIFILEGEGEIKNLSSGEVLELKEKDTFFIESGIEYEIKGNIEFIKTGE
- a CDS encoding APC family permease — its product is MEKENLKKSVNFFNALFLVIGTIIGSGIFLKLGIVFKNAGSGIMGLWAWIIGGVITLCSALTIAEVGTAIPKTGGLYIYLEELYGKKVGFLLGWVQTIIGAPAIYAALSIAFMTFASFFIPMSGIMLKVFAAIVLILLTCLNIISTRYGGYIQSVSTIGKLLPIIILVFFGIIKGEAQVVISMKDASFSSGFGTAILGTFWAYDGWIYVTNMAGELKNPKRDLPRSIILGVLSVIFTYVVFNFAILKILSFDKIIISKEPAVDAATILFGNQGAVFIILGIMVSVFGTLNGYLMSGARTPFAMASKGELPFSEILSKVHPKFNTPINALILQTVISLIYIFSGSFNTLTDMVVFVLWIFFTLGVFSVFILRKKYSEKERPYKVPLYPIVPILGGLGGVYILVATIKSNPFNSFIGIAITLSGLVVYYFVNNKN
- a CDS encoding HesB-like protein: MAIVKMSESALNELKELLKNSDIDTDIVRIIVSGMGCSGPRFGITLDEQKEDDLVEKIEDLTFLVQKDINEEFGALQIKSSEENGYGGLSIETEIPPAGGCSTCSGCH
- a CDS encoding mannose-1-phosphate guanylyltransferase, with product MLYALILAGGKGTRLYPLSRNDNPKQFLNIIDDKSFLRTTVDRILPIVPKENIYVVTNKNYYEQICNEIPEINKENIILEPNNKETATCIGFSAIKLLKKDNDATMIVLPSDHYIANEKIFIETIEEAVTIAKRKRGLVTLGITPDRPDTGYGYIEMGDMVNSKVNSYKVSRFLEKPNSEVAKDLILKETYLWNSGMFIWRADIFLREMEKYLPEMYERLMTIYKSLGTSEEENVINEQYNLIKGISVDFGIMQKTRKAYVIKSNFIWDDIGSYTALSRFIENFRGNNVKGNVFMEECEDCSVFSKDKLIIGFGINNLVIVDTDDVILVMDKTKDQDVKHLVNILKDKEEYDKYI
- a CDS encoding ABC transporter permease subunit, which translates into the protein MGTLIKNELIKLFKRKKTLVVFIGFLLLLSVATFLQYNTEKSILESNKPENILASHNKTLKHLEEEKKSVSSELKDKPDELTLRIKGIDEEILSVEKNIAEVQEVIKSGNKEPDWKVKLQDDIKLGEAQYELNKKGKVKDLEFIRLKIEESKYLLKNNIKPVEDYKVNGFNFLRFIISSLGMSFLTMGIIVFSADIVSGEYTPATLKFLLIQPISRVKVLLSKFISLVASAVTLIIGGELIFFLGISIWRGMGNANYPIIQGVKYAFDTTRLNEFGKYNLVPMTNSGSIMPVWKFLALALLIQIVYIITCCTLAFLISTIVKSSMMSMTLSIVTVIMFQFLSVVMGKFQGFNRFIVTMYSNPISLLEGNLAFQIGDPSISTKNAVIIMLVWIIICYIISHINFKKKDILI
- a CDS encoding ABC transporter ATP-binding protein, with translation MNVLEVSGLKKKLGKELIIKGIDFSVKEGEVFGFLGPNGAGKTTTIRMIVGLIHNDSGSIKIMGHDLKNEREKALSNVGAVVENPELYGYLSGRENLMQIARIRGVKRREVNRLIELVGLKDKIDVNVKKYSLGMKQRLGLAAALISDPKLLILDEPTNGLDPTGILDFRKIVKTAAKERGVSVFISSHILSEVQQLCDRVAFIKDGLIQSIESVNNEEDESIITVIRSLDNEHCIKVLNEIDKIAEIVEREDCIEIKTSKEDIPVIIKNLIHRGVLLEEFYIKHKGLEQRYLELVKGGAK